Proteins encoded within one genomic window of Triticum aestivum cultivar Chinese Spring chromosome 2D, IWGSC CS RefSeq v2.1, whole genome shotgun sequence:
- the LOC123054905 gene encoding alpha-N-acetylglucosaminidase, with product MPPSPPAPRLLLLLALLIACAASGVGCSGPRFAQLDRLRELHQRERRPAAEQVDAARGLLARLLPSHSASFEFRVVSTEQCGGKACFIINNHPSSDGEGTPEILILGASGVEISTGLHWYLKNYCAAHISWAKTGGSQLSSVPYPSSLPRVPAGGILIQRPVDWSYYQNAVTSSYSFAWWDWERWEKEIDWMALQGINLPLAFTGQETIWQKVFQRYNISKSDLDNFFGGPAFLSWSRMANMHGWGGPLPQTWLDDQLTLQKKILSRMYAFGMSPVLPAFSGNIPAALKLKFPSAKVTHLGNWFTVDSNPRWCCTYLLDASDPLYVEIGKLFIEEQIREYGRTSHVYNCDTFDENTPPLSDPNYISSLGAATFRAMQSGDDDAIWLMQGWLFTYDPFWEPPQMKALLHSVPVGRMIVLDLYAEVKPVWINSDQFYGVPYIWCMLHNFAADFEMYGVLDAVASGPIDARLSENSTMVGVGMSMEGIEQNPIVYDLMSEMSFHQRQVDLQVWVETYPTRRYGKSVVGLQDAWRILHQTLYNCTDGKNDKNRDVIVAFPDVEPFVIQTPGLYARTSKNYSTLASENYVVKDASNDAYEQPHIWYDTVAVIHALELFLEYGDEVSDSSTFRYDLVDLTRQALAKYANQIFLKIIQGYKSNNINQVTTLCDRFLNLVNDLDMLLASHEGFLLGPWLESAKGLARDHEQEIQYEWNARTQITMWFDNTNTKASLLRDYANKYWSGLLWDYYGPRAAIYFKHLISSLKKNEPFALEEWRREWISLTNNWQSDRKVFATTATGDALNISRTLYIKYLRNTDALGLDGMDSFGKPASL from the exons ATGCCGCCGTCCCCTCCCGCTCCCCGGCTCCTCCTCCTGCTCGCGTTATTGATCGCGTGCGCCGCGTCGGGGGTCGGCTGCTCGGGCCCGCGGTTCGCGCAGCTCGACCGCCTCCGCGAGCTCCACCAGCGGGAGCGCCGGCCTGCGGCCGAGCAGGTGGACGCCGCGCGCgggctcctcgcgcgcctcctcccctctcACTCCGCCAGCTTCGAGTTCCGGGTCGTCTCCACG GAGCAATGTGGTGGAAAGGCGTGTTTCATCATCAACAACCATCCATCGTCTGATGGAGAAGGAACTCCCGAGATATT GATACTTGGAGCAAGTGGGGTAGAAATTTCTACTGGTCTTCATTGGTATTTGAAGAACTATTGCGCGGCACATATATCATGGGCTAAAACTGGTGGTTCACAATTATCATCTGTTCCATATCCTAGCTCACTACCTCGTGTTCCTGCTGGTGGCATTTTGATTCAAAGACCTGTTGACTGGAGCTACTACCAGAATGCAGTTACATCCAGTT ATTCTTTTGCTTGGTGGGATTGGGAGCGCTGGGAGAAGGAGATTGATTGGATGGCTCTTCAAGGAATCAATTTGCCTCTAGCTTTCACTGGGCAAGAGACTATATGGCAGAAGGTTTTTCAG AGGTACAACATTAGTAAATCTGATTTGGACAATTTCTTTGGTGGGCCGGCCTTTCTTTCATGGTCTCGGATGGCCAATATGCATGG ATGGGGTGGGCCTCTTCCTCAGACTTGGCTTGATGATCAATTAACTCTTCAGAAGAAAATCCTTTCTAGGATGTATGCATTTGGCATGTCCCCAG TTCTTCCAGCCTTTTCTGGTAACATCCCTGCTGCACTGAAGTTAAAATTCCCCTCAGCTAAAGTCACCCACCTTGGAAACTG GTTCACAGTTGACAGCAACCCACGGTGGTGTTGCACATATCTTCTTGATGCATCCGATCCCTTATATGTAGAAATCGGGAAGTTGTTTATAGAAGAACAAATCAGAG AATATGGTAGGACAAGTCATGTATACAACTG TGATACTTTTGATGAGAACACCCCTCCATTGAGTGATCCAAACTATATTTCTTCCTTGGGTGCTGCGACATTCAGGGCAATGCAaagtggtgatgatgatgctatttgGTTAATGCAA GGTTGGTTGTTTACTTATGATCCTTTCTGGGAACCCCCACAAATGAAG GCACTACTGCATTCTGTTCCAGTTGGCCGAATGATTGTTCTCGATCTGTATGCTGAAGTAAAACCAGTATGGATCAATTCTGATCAGTTCTATGGTGTTCCCTACATCTG GTGCATGCTTCATAATTTTGCTGCGGATTTTGAAATGTATGGTGTCTTGGATGCTGTTGCTTCTGGGCCTATTGATGCTCGACTAAGTGAAAATTCCACGATG GTTGGAGTTGGCATGTCTATGGAAGGTATCGAGCAAAATCCTATCGTTTATGATCTTATGTCAGAAATGAGTTTTCATCAGAGACAAGTGGATCTTCAG GTATGGGTTGAGACATATCCAACAAGAAGATATGGGAAATCAGTTGTTGGGTTGCAAGATGCTTGGCGAATTTTGCACCAAACTCTATACAACTGTACAGATGGTAAAAAT GACAAAAACCGGGATGTGATAGTGGCGTTCCCAGATGTTGAACCTTTTGTTATTCAAACACCAGGATTGTATGCGAGAACTAGCAAAAATTATTCTACACTGGCATCAGAGAATTATGTCGTGAAGGATGCATCCAATGATGCATATGAACAACCACATATATGGTATGATACCGTTGCTGTTATACATGCCCTAGAGCTTTTCCTTGAATATGGAGATGAGGTATCTGACAGCAGCACCTTCAG ATATGACCTTGTGGATTTAACTCGCCAGGCTCTAGCCAAATATGCGAACCAAATCTTTCTGAAGATCATCCAAGGCTACAAATCAAACAACATAAACCAAGTGACCACCCTGTGTGACCGCTTCCTAAACCTTGTTAATGATCTTGACATGCTGCTAGCCTCTCACGAGGGATTTCTGCTTGGGCCTTGGTTAGAAAGTGCGAAGGGCCTTGCACGAGACCACGAACAAGAGATACAG TATGAATGGAATGCCAGAACCCAGATTACAATGTGGTTTGACAACACCAATACAAAAGCAAGCTTGCTACGCGACTACG CAAACAAGTACTGGAGCGGCCTGCTGTGGGACTACTACGGGCCAAGGGCCGCCATCTACTTCAAGCACCTGATATCAAGCTTGAAGAAGAATGAACCTTTTGCGTTGGAAGAATGGAGGAGGGAGTGGATTAGCCTCACCAACAACTGGCAGAGCGACAGGAAGGTCTTCGCGACCACAGCCACCGGAGACGCCCTAAACATCTCCCGGACCCTGTACATAAAGTACCTGCGCAACACCGATGCACTTGGGCTAGATGGTATGGACTCGTTTGGAAAGCCTGCAAGCTTGTAA
- the LOC123054906 gene encoding D-3-phosphoglycerate dehydrogenase 1, chloroplastic, whose protein sequence is MAAPSPTTAAATHHRALLPAPARRAALSLAPSSALRLPARARANRGRICVSAPAAPAAASTASPPATAAVAVEGKPTVLVAEKLGAAGLALLREFANVDCSYGLSPEELRAKISLCDALIVRSGTKVGRDVFEASGGRLRVVGRAGVGIDNVDLAAATEHGCLVVNAPTANTVAAAEHGIALLCAMARNVAQADASLKAGKWARTKYVGVSLVGKTLAILGFGKVGSEVARRAKGLGMHVIAHDPYASADRARAIGVDLVSMEEAMTTADFISLHMPLTPSTNKMLNDEAFAKMKKGVRIINVARGGVIDEDALVRALDAGIVAQAALDVFTKEPPAADSKLVLHENVTVTPHLGASTVEAQEGVAIEIAEAVTGALKGELAASAVNAPMVPAEVLSELAPYVVLAEKLGRLAVQLVAGGGGIKSVKVTYASARAPDDLDTRLLRAMITKGVIEPISDVFVNLVNADFTAKQRGIRVSEEKIVMDGSPETPLEYIQVQIANVESKFPSAICDSGLVTVEGRVKDGIPHLTKVGAFEVDVSMEGSLILCRQVDQPGMIGSVGSVLGEENVNVSFMSVGRIAPRKTAVMAIGVDEEPSKATLTKIGEIPAIEEFVFLKL, encoded by the exons ATGGCGGCGCCGTCcccaaccaccgccgccgccacccaccaccgcgccctcctcccggccccggcccgccgcgccgccctctccctcgccccgtcCTCCGcgctccgcctcccggcccgcgccCGCGCCAACCGCGGCCGCATCTGCGTCTccgcgcccgccgcccccgccgcggcgTCGACCGCGTCCCCGCCCGCGACGGCCGCGGTGGCCGTGGAGGGCAAGCCCACGGTGCTCGTGGCCGAGAAGCTCGGCGCCGCGGGACTCGCGCTGCTCCGGGAGTTCGCCAACGTCGACTGCTCCTACGGCCTCTCCCCCGAGGAGCTCCGCGCCAAGATCTCGCTCTGCGACGCGCTCATCGTGCGCTCCGGGACCAAGGTGGGGCGCGACGTCTTCGAGGCCTCGGGGGGCCGGCTCCGCGTCGTCGGCCGCGCGGGGGTCGGGATCGACAACGTcgatctcgccgccgccaccgagcaCGGCTGCCTCGTCGTCAACGCGCCCACCGCcaacaccgtcgccgccgccgagcatGGCATCGCGCTGCTCTGCGCCATGGCCCGGAACGTCGCCCAGGCCGACGCCTCCCTCAAGGCTG GCAAATGGGCGCGCACCAAGTATGTTGGTGTGTCTCTTGTTGGCAAAACTCTTGCTATCCTTGGATTTGGAAAGGTTGGGTCAGAGGTCGCACGGCGTGCCAAAGGTCTAGGAATGCACGTGATTGCACATGATCCATATGCTTCTGCTGATCGTGCTCGTGCAATTGGAGTTGACCTAGTAAGCATGGAAGAGGCTATGACAACTGCCGACTTCATCTCACTGCATATGCCCCTTACCCCTTCAACAAACAAGATGCTAAACGATGAAGCCTTTGCGAAGATGAAGAAGGGTGTTCGGATTATAAATGTTGCACGTGGTGGTGTAATTGATGAAGATGCTCTAGTCAGGGCTCTTGATGCGGGAATCGTTGCACAG GCTGCTCTTGATGTGTTCACTAAGGAGCCTCCGGCAGCAGACAGCAAGTTAGTGCTGCATGAGAATGTTACTGTGACACCACATCTTGGTGCCAGCACGGTGGAAGCACAG GAAGGAGTGGCTATTGAAATAGCTGAAGCTGTCACTGGAGCTCTGAAAGGGGAGCTTGCAGCTTCTGCGGTCAATGCACCAATGGTTCCTGCTGAG GTGCTGTCAGAGCTTGCACCTTATGTTGTGCTCGCCGAAAAGCTTGGGCGCCTAGCTGTCCAGCTTGTTGCTGGCGGTGGCGGTATCAAGTCTGTGAAGGTGACCTATGCATCTGCAAGGGCTCCCGATGATCTTGACACGAGACTTCTCCGTGCAATGATCACCAAGGGTGTGATCGAACCAATCTCCGACGTTTTCGTCAATCTGGTCAACGCTGACTTTACCGCGAAGCAGAGGGGCATCCGTGTCAGCGAGGAGAAAATCGTGATGGATGGCTCACCCGAGACACCTCTCGAGTACATTCAGGTTCAGATAGCCAATGTGGAGTCCAAATTCCCCAGTGCGATATGCGACTCCGGACTGGTCACGGTGGAGGGGCGGGTGAAGGACGGCATCCCTCACCTTACCAAGGTCGGAGCGTTCGAGGTGGACGTGAGCATGGAGGGCAGCCTGATCCTCTGCAGGCAGGTCGACCAGCCCGGCATGATCGGGTCGGTCGGAAGCGTCCTGGGCGAGGAGAACGTCAACGTCAGCTTCATGAGCGTCGGGAGGATCGCTCCCCGCAAGACGGCTGTCATGGCGATCGGTGTTGATGAGGAGCCCAGCAAGGCAACGCTGACCAAGATCGGGGAGATCCCGGCGATCGAAGAGTTCGTCTTCCTCAAGCTCTAG